A region from the Acyrthosiphon pisum isolate AL4f chromosome A1, pea_aphid_22Mar2018_4r6ur, whole genome shotgun sequence genome encodes:
- the LOC103310875 gene encoding eukaryotic translation initiation factor 4E-like produces the protein MTCCAVVALSNNWTFWYKDKCPEDEDWRMNFQKLFEVSTATQFLEAYNLTKLPSGLPLGASYYFFKKGIQPMWEEEPNRGAGAWIIQVENQINNDLNLIWSDLLFTLISGGFKELSCYLCGITCNVKHEKMKKVAIWTVKTTLENYEHIMKIGKILQMLKLNVYEIKSLKYKLHNRLSNNFDYML, from the coding sequence atGACATGTTGTGCAGTAGTCGCATTATCTAATAATTGGACATTTTGGTACAAAGATAAGTGCCCAGAGGACGAGGATTGGAGAATGAACTTCCAGAAGTTATTCGAAGTGTCGACGGCTACGCAATTTCTCGAGGCTTACAATTTAACAAAACTGCCCTCTGGTTTGCCGCTAGGggcaagttattattttttcaaaaagggAATACAACCTATGTGGGAAGAAGAACCGAATAGAGGCGCGGGAGCTTGGATCATTCAGGTCGAAAATcagataaataatgatttaaacttGATTTGGTCAGATTTGTTGTTTACACTTATCAGTGGCGGGTTTAAAGAGTTGTCGTGTTATTTATGTGGCATCACGTGTAACGTGAAAcacgaaaaaatgaaaaaagttgcAATATGGACAGTTAAGACTACGTTGGAAAACTATGAACATATAATGAAGATTGGAAAAATTCTGCAAATGCTCAAACTAAACGTTTACGaaataaaatcgttaaaatataaattacataacagattgtcaaataattttgactatatgttataa